The Halorhabdus sp. BNX81 genome includes a region encoding these proteins:
- a CDS encoding 50S ribosomal protein L11 produces MAGTIEVLVAGGQVDPGPPLGPELGPTPVDVQAVVQEINDQTEAFDGTEVPVTVEYEDDGAFTIDVGVPPTAALIKDEAGFETGSGEPQENFVADLSIEQVKTIAEQKHPDLLAYELKQAAKEIIGTCVTLGVTIEGDDPREVAAKIDDGEYDGALVDAAEA; encoded by the coding sequence ATGGCTGGTACGATTGAAGTACTCGTTGCTGGTGGACAGGTCGACCCTGGTCCGCCGCTCGGTCCCGAGCTCGGGCCGACCCCTGTCGACGTGCAGGCCGTCGTTCAGGAGATCAACGATCAGACTGAGGCATTCGATGGCACGGAAGTACCGGTAACGGTCGAGTACGAGGACGACGGGGCATTCACGATCGACGTGGGCGTCCCGCCGACCGCGGCACTCATCAAAGACGAAGCCGGATTCGAGACCGGCAGCGGCGAACCCCAGGAGAACTTCGTCGCCGACCTCTCGATCGAACAGGTCAAGACCATCGCCGAACAGAAACACCCCGACCTGCTTGCCTACGAACTCAAGCAGGCCGCAAAGGAGATCATCGGGACCTGCGTCACGCTTGGCGTCACGATCGAAGGCGACGACCCCCGCGAGGTCGCCGCCAAGATCGACGACGGCGAGTACGACGGGGCCCTGGTTGACGCCGCCGAAGCGTAA
- a CDS encoding GTP-binding protein: MGLQAEIEELEEEIASTPYNKSTEEHIGRLKAKLAEKKEEFEKRQSSSGGGEGYAVEKTGDATVALVGFPSVGKSTLINALTNADSDVGSYDFTTLDVNPGMLQYNGANIQLLDVPGLIEGAAGGRGDGKAVLSVVRTADLVLFVLSAFEIQQYDRLREELYKNKVRLDVDPPRVSVRKKHKDGITVNASVDLDLDELTIKSVLREHDFVNADVTIGEQVDIDRLIDGVMDNREYLPSIVAVNKTDLIDPSYVDTVKSDLRANDIDPDDAIFISAEEERGLDSLTERIWDELGLIRIYMDKPSRGIDYDEPLILTEGDTVGDACEKIGGRFDDRFRFARVSGESAAHEDQQVGRDHELADEDILRLVIDR; encoded by the coding sequence ATGGGGCTGCAAGCGGAGATCGAGGAACTCGAGGAGGAGATAGCATCCACGCCCTACAACAAGTCCACAGAGGAGCATATCGGCCGGCTGAAGGCGAAACTCGCCGAAAAGAAAGAAGAGTTCGAGAAGCGCCAGTCGAGTTCGGGCGGCGGCGAGGGCTACGCCGTCGAGAAGACCGGCGACGCGACAGTCGCGCTGGTCGGGTTCCCGAGCGTCGGCAAGTCCACGCTCATCAACGCGCTGACCAACGCCGACAGCGACGTCGGCTCCTACGATTTCACCACGCTCGACGTCAATCCCGGGATGCTCCAGTACAACGGCGCGAACATCCAGTTGCTCGATGTCCCTGGACTCATCGAGGGTGCTGCTGGCGGACGCGGCGACGGCAAGGCCGTCCTCTCGGTCGTCCGGACGGCCGATCTCGTCCTCTTTGTCCTCTCGGCCTTCGAGATCCAGCAGTACGACCGCCTCCGGGAGGAGCTCTATAAGAACAAAGTCCGGCTGGACGTCGACCCGCCGCGGGTTAGCGTCCGCAAGAAACACAAAGATGGGATCACGGTCAACGCCTCCGTCGACCTCGATCTCGACGAATTGACCATCAAGAGTGTCCTCCGGGAGCACGACTTCGTCAACGCCGACGTGACTATCGGCGAGCAGGTCGATATCGACCGCCTGATCGACGGTGTGATGGACAACCGCGAGTATCTCCCCTCGATCGTCGCCGTCAACAAGACGGACCTTATCGATCCCAGCTACGTCGATACCGTCAAGAGTGACTTGCGCGCAAACGACATCGATCCCGATGACGCTATTTTCATCAGCGCCGAGGAGGAGCGCGGACTCGACAGCCTGACCGAACGCATCTGGGACGAACTCGGCCTGATCCGCATTTACATGGACAAACCCAGTCGGGGTATCGATTACGACGAACCACTCATCCTTACCGAGGGTGATACCGTCGGCGACGCCTGCGAGAAGATCGGCGGCCGGTTCGACGATCGCTTCCGCTTCGCGCGAGTCTCCGGGGAGAGTGCGGCCCACGAGGACCAGCAGGTCGGTCGCGATCACGAACTCGCCGATGAGGACATCCTTCGGCTGGTCATCGATCGGTGA
- a CDS encoding TIGR04206 family protein — MPTNDGPWTRLLAVLALLVVPWTVLLSGGYVTLVMPWGLFDPFGPYVTLLPEYLTATGSGPPPFLSAWPLGVGIYMLAVGGVTLELFDRGDPRVTAGLLVLVGVTQLTVSWGFFRRGGYVVVPLGTLVAWTLVWWFYWPDLRGIVAPAR; from the coding sequence ATGCCGACGAACGACGGTCCCTGGACCCGTCTGCTTGCCGTTCTCGCTCTGCTGGTGGTCCCCTGGACGGTCTTGCTCAGTGGCGGATACGTGACGCTGGTCATGCCGTGGGGACTGTTCGATCCGTTCGGCCCGTACGTCACGCTCCTGCCCGAGTACCTTACAGCAACCGGCAGCGGGCCGCCGCCGTTTCTCTCCGCCTGGCCGCTCGGCGTCGGCATTTACATGCTCGCGGTCGGTGGCGTCACCCTGGAACTGTTCGATCGTGGGGATCCACGGGTGACGGCCGGGTTGCTCGTGCTCGTCGGCGTGACCCAACTCACCGTTTCCTGGGGATTCTTCCGCCGCGGTGGGTACGTGGTCGTCCCGCTGGGCACCCTCGTCGCCTGGACCCTCGTGTGGTGGTTCTACTGGCCCGACTTGCGGGGGATCGTCGCGCCGGCGAGATAG
- a CDS encoding VOC family protein: protein MDGTLDHVMMRVEDLDAALEWYTTHFDYEEKSRWEADTFTNVHLGPEDVHDEGATLELTYNHDDRSYTMGDAWGHIAVRVEDVEEAYYELMDEGVEDYRPPEENPGYAFVTDPDGHEIEIVERDHGEKWSIDHTMIRVEDAEQAIGWYTRALEYETFRRSEHSSFALYFMKPAEAAEEAMSVELTYNYDGRSYELGDAWGHLAVRTDEGTLEDTWETLMQRDAADYRDPESCDYNYAFTKDPDGHEIEIVEREVE from the coding sequence ATGGATGGAACACTCGACCACGTCATGATGCGCGTCGAAGACCTCGACGCCGCACTGGAGTGGTACACGACGCACTTCGATTACGAGGAGAAGAGTCGCTGGGAGGCCGACACCTTCACCAACGTCCATCTCGGCCCCGAGGACGTCCACGACGAGGGCGCGACGCTCGAACTCACGTACAACCACGACGACCGGTCGTACACGATGGGCGACGCCTGGGGGCACATCGCGGTCCGGGTCGAGGACGTCGAGGAAGCCTACTACGAGCTGATGGACGAGGGCGTCGAGGATTACCGCCCGCCGGAGGAGAACCCCGGGTACGCGTTCGTGACGGACCCCGACGGCCACGAGATCGAGATCGTCGAGCGCGACCACGGCGAAAAGTGGTCGATCGACCACACGATGATCCGGGTCGAGGACGCAGAGCAGGCGATCGGGTGGTACACGCGCGCCCTCGAGTACGAGACGTTCCGCCGGAGCGAGCACTCCTCGTTCGCGCTGTACTTCATGAAGCCCGCCGAGGCCGCCGAGGAGGCGATGTCCGTCGAGTTGACCTACAACTACGACGGGCGTTCCTACGAACTGGGTGACGCCTGGGGCCACCTGGCGGTCCGTACGGACGAAGGCACGCTCGAAGACACCTGGGAGACACTCATGCAGCGCGACGCCGCGGACTACCGCGACCCCGAGTCCTGTGACTACAACTACGCGTTCACGAAGGACCCCGACGGTCACGAGATCGAAATAGTGGAACGCGAGGTCGAGTGA
- the artA gene encoding archaeosortase A, which yields MIETVVDWLAALNGYAGTLAWVVLFAFLAGVILERYDETWAQRVYAGAWIVLAGYWLAYVHYFVFAEKSITEGIGVVIGIPLSLYVAYLIANGRRRLFVISRAVAFAWLFFLPLSSLPFVRQPLIETVTVHTDFVLGLLGDNYFLGDWYPYLPAGLDLPGGYELPTQNDLPGKHFPYRNTFLYAPDGHSITYTIRLACTGIGSMSIFVGLIAAVRGSLRRKAKAIGVAIGVIYVLNIVRNVFIAHTLGNQRLHIVPDIVMSLFSTNDPYMVSYYVGDRILAQFGSVFALIAITWLVVQWVPDVLTVVEDGLYVVTGTEYDLKDALDVESSDH from the coding sequence ATGATCGAGACGGTCGTCGACTGGTTGGCAGCGTTGAACGGCTATGCAGGTACGCTCGCGTGGGTCGTACTGTTCGCCTTTCTCGCGGGCGTGATCCTCGAGCGGTACGACGAAACGTGGGCCCAACGGGTCTACGCCGGGGCGTGGATCGTCCTCGCGGGCTACTGGCTCGCCTACGTCCACTATTTCGTCTTCGCCGAGAAGTCGATCACCGAGGGTATCGGCGTCGTGATCGGCATTCCGCTGTCGTTGTACGTAGCCTATCTGATCGCCAACGGCCGCCGCCGGTTGTTTGTCATCTCACGTGCGGTAGCGTTTGCCTGGCTGTTTTTCCTGCCGCTGTCCTCACTACCGTTCGTTCGCCAGCCACTGATCGAGACGGTCACGGTCCATACGGACTTCGTGCTGGGGCTGCTCGGCGATAATTACTTCCTCGGCGACTGGTATCCGTATCTCCCCGCAGGCCTCGACCTTCCCGGCGGCTATGAACTACCGACCCAGAACGACCTGCCGGGCAAGCACTTTCCCTATCGGAACACGTTCTTGTATGCACCCGACGGGCATTCGATCACCTACACCATCCGACTGGCGTGTACGGGCATCGGGAGCATGTCGATTTTCGTCGGGTTGATCGCCGCCGTTCGGGGATCGCTCCGCCGGAAAGCCAAGGCGATCGGGGTCGCGATCGGTGTGATTTACGTCCTCAACATCGTCCGGAACGTCTTCATCGCCCACACCCTTGGCAACCAGCGTCTCCACATCGTCCCCGACATCGTCATGTCGCTGTTCTCGACGAATGATCCGTACATGGTGTCGTACTACGTCGGCGATCGAATTCTCGCACAGTTCGGTTCGGTGTTCGCGCTGATCGCCATCACCTGGCTGGTCGTCCAGTGGGTACCCGATGTGCTGACCGTCGTCGAGGACGGGCTCTACGTCGTCACCGGGACGGAATACGACCTCAAGGATGCACTCGATGTCGAATCGTCGGACCACTGA
- the dph5 gene encoding diphthine synthase — protein sequence MLTFVGLGLYDERSVTLAGRDAIRAADRVFAEFYTSQLAGTTIDALEDFHDIEIEVRDRAGVEQDPDPILAAAASGDAVFLTAGDTMISTTHVDLRLRAEDRGVETRVIHGTTAQAAASSLTGLQNYRFGKATTLPFERSHGGDGVPGSVIETIEANQERGLHTLVFLDITAESDEGTYMRGDEATSLLAEHWRPDALGVVVARAGSADPVVRAGRLADLAEMDFGDPLHLLVVPGSLHYLERDALAAIGDGPAAVLDENTVE from the coding sequence ATGCTCACCTTCGTCGGACTCGGCCTCTATGACGAACGCTCGGTTACGCTCGCCGGTCGAGATGCCATCCGCGCGGCCGACCGTGTGTTCGCTGAATTCTACACCAGCCAACTTGCCGGGACAACCATCGACGCCCTCGAAGACTTCCACGATATCGAAATCGAGGTCCGTGATCGGGCCGGCGTCGAGCAGGATCCGGACCCGATCCTTGCGGCCGCGGCCAGCGGCGACGCCGTCTTCCTGACTGCGGGCGATACGATGATCTCGACGACACACGTCGATCTGCGGCTACGCGCCGAGGATCGGGGAGTCGAGACGCGCGTGATTCACGGCACGACAGCCCAGGCCGCCGCGAGTTCGCTCACCGGCCTGCAGAACTATCGCTTCGGCAAGGCCACGACGCTTCCCTTCGAGCGATCGCACGGTGGCGACGGCGTCCCCGGGAGCGTCATCGAGACGATCGAAGCGAATCAGGAACGCGGCCTCCACACACTTGTCTTTCTGGACATCACCGCCGAGAGCGACGAGGGGACCTACATGCGTGGCGATGAGGCAACGAGCCTCCTCGCCGAGCATTGGCGACCGGATGCCCTGGGAGTCGTCGTCGCCCGCGCCGGCAGTGCCGATCCCGTCGTCCGGGCCGGTCGCCTCGCCGACCTTGCGGAGATGGACTTCGGCGACCCCCTCCATTTGCTGGTCGTTCCCGGGTCGCTTCATTACCTCGAACGGGATGCCCTGGCGGCGATCGGCGATGGCCCCGCTGCTGTCCTCGATGAGAACACGGTCGAATAA
- a CDS encoding class I SAM-dependent methyltransferase family protein: MAVPCVRVAREDGEATRARLAESDLIDDEHEIDVVDGAIFIPVTDPERVPEALPVVDHDSPVRDRQTMPADILGFEPSYERLGNVVIIDEDDIDQARDIADAMMRSDLPVETVLNRASKVKGEQRVREWDILAGEGTEAVHREYGCEFVLDLADVYFSPRLATERHRVVEQVESGERAFDMFAGVGPFVVPMAKQGATCVGCDVNPDAIEYLGENARRNGVADRITAIEGDVRETVPEYADWADRIVMNLPHSADEFVETAFALAGDEAVIHYYDIQHEDDPFGPGERAIRKAAGDTYDVTVETRHTVRSYAPHELNVVLDVRITR; the protein is encoded by the coding sequence ATGGCTGTCCCCTGCGTTCGCGTGGCCCGGGAGGACGGCGAGGCGACGCGCGCCCGTCTCGCCGAGTCCGATCTCATCGACGACGAGCACGAGATCGACGTCGTCGACGGGGCGATCTTCATTCCGGTGACTGACCCCGAACGAGTCCCCGAAGCGCTTCCAGTTGTGGATCACGACTCGCCAGTGCGCGACCGTCAGACGATGCCCGCCGACATCCTCGGGTTCGAGCCGAGTTACGAGCGCCTCGGTAACGTCGTGATCATCGACGAGGACGATATCGATCAGGCACGCGACATCGCCGACGCGATGATGCGCTCGGATCTGCCCGTCGAGACGGTTCTCAACCGCGCCTCGAAAGTCAAAGGCGAGCAGCGCGTCCGGGAGTGGGACATCCTCGCCGGCGAGGGGACCGAGGCCGTCCACCGCGAGTACGGGTGTGAGTTCGTGCTCGACCTCGCGGACGTGTATTTCTCACCGCGGCTCGCGACCGAACGCCACCGTGTGGTCGAGCAGGTCGAGTCCGGCGAGCGGGCGTTCGATATGTTCGCCGGCGTCGGGCCGTTCGTCGTCCCGATGGCGAAACAGGGCGCGACCTGCGTCGGGTGTGACGTCAACCCCGACGCGATCGAATATCTCGGAGAGAACGCCCGGCGAAACGGCGTCGCCGACCGGATCACCGCGATCGAAGGCGATGTCCGCGAGACCGTCCCGGAGTACGCCGACTGGGCCGATCGGATCGTGATGAACCTTCCCCACAGCGCCGACGAGTTCGTAGAGACTGCGTTTGCACTTGCGGGCGACGAAGCCGTGATTCATTATTACGACATCCAGCATGAGGACGACCCCTTTGGACCTGGCGAGCGGGCGATCCGCAAGGCTGCTGGTGACACATACGACGTGACGGTCGAAACGCGGCACACAGTCCGGTCGTACGCACCCCACGAGTTGAACGTCGTCCTCGACGTGCGGATCACTCGCTAA
- a CDS encoding DUF5789 family protein, with protein MADDTDEESEGPPIELGDGPDVAGVPLAQISSRLTYGIEQSTVRRREGDTEIRTPDGPRELGDILDAVDVPYFERRQEFETTIREEIGTGPVPTE; from the coding sequence ATGGCAGACGACACCGACGAGGAGTCCGAAGGACCGCCGATCGAACTCGGCGACGGCCCGGACGTTGCGGGCGTTCCCCTTGCCCAGATATCCTCGCGTCTTACGTACGGAATCGAGCAGAGTACCGTCCGTCGTCGTGAGGGCGACACCGAAATCCGGACGCCCGACGGCCCCCGAGAGCTTGGGGACATCCTGGACGCGGTCGATGTGCCGTACTTCGAACGACGCCAGGAGTTCGAAACGACGATCCGCGAGGAGATCGGTACCGGTCCGGTCCCGACGGAGTGA
- a CDS encoding transcription factor S, with amino-acid sequence MEFCDECGSMMKTEGEKWVCGSCGAETPREAATENAMVTTEGQQEGEIVDLSDSEADARPTTEIQCVECDNDRAYWELKQIRAADESETRFFTCTECGHKWREDDH; translated from the coding sequence ATGGAATTCTGCGACGAGTGTGGTTCGATGATGAAGACGGAAGGTGAGAAGTGGGTCTGTGGAAGCTGTGGGGCAGAAACGCCACGCGAAGCGGCTACCGAGAACGCCATGGTCACGACGGAAGGCCAACAGGAGGGCGAAATCGTCGACCTCAGCGACAGTGAAGCGGATGCCCGCCCGACGACTGAGATCCAGTGTGTGGAATGTGACAACGACCGTGCGTACTGGGAACTCAAACAGATCCGGGCCGCCGACGAGTCCGAGACGCGGTTTTTCACCTGCACCGAATGCGGACACAAGTGGCGCGAAGACGATCATTGA
- a CDS encoding type IV pilin N-terminal domain-containing protein, protein MHSKVPQPSANRGVISILALLMLFGSAILGTFVLGLGPEEPTAPNAQLDFEADDAGAVTISHEGGDMLLQSEIEIQSPGSVSEWPGREITAGDEITVSGLESGDTIAVIWNSPDGDMSAIIATYTVS, encoded by the coding sequence ATGCACTCGAAGGTACCACAGCCGTCGGCGAACCGTGGGGTGATTTCGATTCTCGCACTCTTGATGCTGTTCGGGAGTGCGATCCTGGGTACGTTCGTCCTCGGATTGGGTCCCGAGGAGCCAACCGCACCGAATGCACAACTGGATTTCGAGGCGGACGACGCTGGGGCGGTGACAATTAGCCACGAGGGCGGGGACATGCTCCTGCAGTCCGAAATCGAAATTCAAAGCCCCGGGAGCGTCAGTGAGTGGCCCGGTCGGGAGATCACCGCCGGCGACGAGATCACGGTCTCCGGCCTCGAAAGTGGTGATACAATCGCGGTCATCTGGAACTCCCCGGACGGCGATATGTCCGCGATCATCGCGACGTACACGGTTTCCTGA
- a CDS encoding methyltransferase domain-containing protein: MSVLLVGEGREYLVAHGETLETDLGILEVPEDAAPGETLETHLGTEFDVRALRGPDLFEHFERTGAPMMPRDVGLIVGHTGVAGGDRVLDVGTGTGVLAGYLGRVGASVVTYEQREDFADVARENMVLAGVEDAVDVRTGDATETLDELADDAPFDVLTLDTADAPDLVGHAPDLLADGGFVAVYSPFVESSKEVVETARAVGLSEIETFETIQREMDFDDRGSRPSTAGVGHTGYLTFARLV; this comes from the coding sequence GTGAGCGTTCTTCTCGTCGGCGAGGGGCGGGAGTACCTCGTCGCTCATGGGGAGACCTTAGAGACTGATCTGGGCATCCTCGAAGTCCCCGAAGATGCTGCACCCGGTGAGACGCTCGAAACGCACCTGGGGACCGAGTTCGACGTCCGCGCGCTTCGGGGCCCGGACCTCTTCGAGCACTTCGAGCGCACCGGCGCGCCGATGATGCCCCGCGACGTTGGGTTGATCGTCGGCCACACCGGCGTCGCGGGTGGTGACCGCGTGCTGGACGTGGGGACCGGAACCGGTGTCCTCGCCGGGTATCTGGGCCGGGTTGGCGCGTCGGTCGTGACCTACGAGCAGCGCGAGGACTTCGCCGATGTCGCTCGGGAGAACATGGTCCTTGCTGGTGTCGAGGACGCCGTCGACGTTCGGACCGGCGATGCGACCGAAACCCTCGACGAACTCGCCGACGACGCGCCGTTCGACGTCCTCACACTCGACACGGCCGACGCGCCGGATCTGGTCGGCCACGCGCCCGACTTGCTGGCCGATGGCGGGTTCGTCGCCGTCTACTCGCCGTTCGTCGAAAGCTCGAAGGAAGTCGTCGAGACGGCCCGAGCGGTCGGCCTCTCGGAGATCGAGACCTTCGAGACGATCCAGCGGGAGATGGACTTCGACGACCGGGGGTCACGCCCCTCGACTGCCGGCGTGGGCCATACCGGCTATCTGACCTTCGCACGGTTGGTGTAG
- a CDS encoding nascent polypeptide-associated complex protein: MFGGGGGGLNPRKMKQMMEQMGIDLEDIDAEEVVIKTPDEELVFDDAEVQRMDAQGQQTYQIVGSPESRERGDGDDAASSSDSEDTADAIPQEDVDIVVQRAGVSEETAREALQEAEGDLATAIASLE, from the coding sequence ATGTTTGGCGGAGGCGGCGGGGGTCTCAACCCGCGCAAGATGAAGCAGATGATGGAACAGATGGGGATCGACCTCGAAGATATCGACGCCGAAGAGGTCGTGATCAAGACGCCCGACGAGGAACTGGTCTTCGACGACGCCGAGGTCCAGCGCATGGACGCCCAGGGCCAACAGACCTATCAGATCGTCGGCTCGCCCGAATCCCGCGAGCGCGGTGATGGCGATGACGCTGCAAGTAGTTCCGACAGCGAGGACACAGCGGATGCGATCCCGCAGGAGGACGTCGACATCGTCGTCCAGCGAGCAGGGGTCAGCGAAGAGACAGCCCGCGAGGCCCTACAGGAGGCCGAGGGCGACCTCGCGACAGCGATCGCCAGCCTCGAGTGA
- a CDS encoding PUA domain-containing protein, with protein MDEWTRLERIADYQFGAGASDALFGDTSDLTVTRSKSGRPRQIHAPDGRLVSLGLDGRFTLGFAGGRRLKTALDAPSGRVYVGDESDPFVRDGRNAFAKFVTEVDTSIRSDDEVLVVRADDTLLGVGRAELPAAAMADLASGVAVSVRDGAGE; from the coding sequence ATGGACGAGTGGACGCGTCTCGAACGGATCGCGGACTATCAATTCGGTGCCGGGGCCAGCGATGCGCTCTTCGGAGACACGTCGGATCTAACGGTTACCCGATCGAAATCAGGTCGGCCACGCCAGATCCACGCCCCGGACGGGCGGTTGGTCTCACTGGGGCTCGACGGCCGGTTCACGCTCGGGTTCGCCGGCGGACGGCGACTCAAAACGGCGTTAGACGCGCCGAGTGGTCGAGTCTACGTCGGCGATGAGAGCGATCCGTTCGTTCGGGACGGACGCAACGCCTTCGCGAAGTTCGTCACCGAGGTTGACACGTCGATTCGATCGGACGACGAGGTTCTGGTCGTCCGTGCGGACGATACTCTGCTTGGCGTCGGCCGCGCGGAACTCCCGGCAGCGGCGATGGCCGACCTCGCGAGTGGCGTCGCGGTCTCGGTCCGGGACGGGGCTGGGGAGTAG
- a CDS encoding NYN domain-containing protein: MTDVHPGQRVAVLADSQNLYHTAQSLYQQNIDYEELLDAAVRDRQLTRAIAYVIRADADDEERFFDALTDIGFETKEKDIKTFADGSKKADWDVGMSLDAVTLAPHVDTIALCTGDGDFARLVTHVRHEGVRVEVLSFGESTSEELLDVAEDYTDLSEDTDRFLL, encoded by the coding sequence ATGACCGACGTACATCCGGGCCAGCGGGTCGCGGTCCTGGCCGACTCTCAGAACCTCTACCACACGGCACAAAGCCTCTATCAACAGAACATCGACTACGAGGAACTCCTCGATGCGGCCGTCCGGGACCGACAGCTGACGCGGGCGATCGCGTACGTCATCCGGGCGGACGCCGACGACGAGGAACGGTTTTTCGACGCCCTGACGGACATCGGCTTCGAGACCAAAGAAAAGGACATCAAGACGTTCGCCGACGGCTCGAAGAAGGCCGACTGGGACGTGGGGATGAGCCTCGACGCCGTGACGCTGGCCCCTCACGTGGACACGATCGCGCTGTGTACCGGCGACGGCGACTTCGCCCGGCTTGTCACGCACGTCAGACACGAGGGTGTCCGCGTCGAAGTACTGAGTTTCGGCGAATCCACGTCGGAGGAACTGCTCGACGTGGCCGAGGACTACACCGATCTGAGCGAGGATACCGACCGTTTCTTGCTGTAA
- the serB gene encoding phosphoserine phosphatase SerB, whose translation MIVAFDFDGTLSEDEMTTFLAEQCGVTERMDEITQRAMRGEIEYAESLRERCALLEGLDDDRVQEAFEQVHLRPGAADVIDALQKAGVTVAIFTGGFERGVDAALAHADVSVDTIVSNRLPVADGQLTGEVEGPLIEGTKDDALEDFRADRGVSMDRTVAVGDGANDLPMLEVAGLAVGFDPKPAVEPACDIVVESMAELRDVLEAEGVL comes from the coding sequence ATGATCGTTGCCTTCGACTTCGACGGAACGCTGTCCGAAGACGAGATGACGACCTTCCTCGCCGAGCAGTGTGGCGTCACCGAGCGCATGGACGAGATCACCCAGCGGGCCATGCGCGGCGAGATCGAGTACGCCGAGAGTCTCCGGGAACGCTGTGCACTGCTTGAGGGACTCGACGATGACCGAGTACAGGAGGCCTTCGAGCAAGTCCACCTTCGTCCGGGAGCGGCGGACGTGATCGATGCACTCCAGAAGGCCGGTGTCACGGTCGCGATCTTCACGGGCGGGTTCGAACGCGGCGTGGACGCCGCCCTGGCACATGCTGACGTCAGCGTCGACACGATCGTCTCGAACCGACTGCCGGTCGCGGACGGGCAACTGACCGGCGAAGTCGAAGGACCGCTGATCGAAGGGACGAAAGACGACGCACTCGAAGACTTTCGGGCTGATCGAGGCGTCTCGATGGACCGGACAGTCGCCGTCGGCGACGGCGCGAACGACCTGCCGATGCTCGAAGTCGCGGGCCTGGCCGTCGGATTCGATCCGAAGCCCGCCGTCGAACCCGCCTGTGACATCGTCGTCGAGTCGATGGCCGAACTCCGGGACGTCCTCGAAGCCGAAGGCGTGTTGTAA
- a CDS encoding alpha/beta hydrolase, with amino-acid sequence MSRSDSDPADERTSGDVDAVESYEGVTYAERDAGEMKLDLFVPETDAPPLVVYVHGGGWAYATRANTPDLERYAAEWGFAFASVSYRLAPIPDDSPFDPAPDNPTPRGIFPAQILDVKAAIRWLRANAEAYGFDADDVGVWGASAGGHLAALAGTLEDVSALASDVYPAETVEKRVAPDHSGRVQAVVDWYGVSDLRELDGAGLESLLLGGPVSDNPEKARLGSPISHVSATTPPFLVMHGRADEVVPVAQTELLAEALADAHVDATVYALQDLGHVFGADSERSAMERLTGSPRPAQSVTATAHFPEGESGGGLAGVPPADPAAIERFLDRTIRTENPE; translated from the coding sequence ATGTCCCGATCCGACAGCGATCCGGCGGACGAACGGACGTCCGGAGATGTCGACGCGGTCGAATCCTACGAGGGCGTCACCTACGCGGAACGCGACGCGGGGGAAATGAAACTCGACCTCTTCGTCCCCGAAACCGACGCCCCGCCGCTGGTCGTCTACGTCCACGGCGGCGGGTGGGCCTACGCGACGCGTGCGAACACTCCTGATCTGGAGCGATACGCAGCCGAGTGGGGGTTTGCCTTCGCGAGTGTGAGCTACCGGTTGGCCCCGATTCCGGACGACTCGCCGTTCGATCCCGCCCCCGATAACCCGACGCCACGGGGCATCTTCCCGGCCCAGATCCTCGACGTGAAGGCTGCCATCAGGTGGTTGCGCGCCAACGCCGAGGCGTACGGGTTCGATGCCGACGACGTGGGGGTCTGGGGAGCGTCTGCTGGCGGTCACCTGGCGGCTCTCGCCGGGACGCTCGAAGACGTTTCAGCTCTCGCTAGCGACGTCTACCCTGCCGAGACCGTCGAAAAGCGCGTGGCACCTGACCACTCCGGGCGCGTCCAGGCCGTCGTCGACTGGTACGGTGTCAGCGACCTCCGCGAACTCGACGGTGCTGGCCTCGAATCGCTCCTGCTGGGCGGCCCCGTGTCCGATAACCCCGAGAAAGCGCGGCTAGGGAGTCCGATTTCCCACGTCTCGGCGACGACACCACCGTTTCTCGTGATGCACGGCCGGGCCGACGAGGTGGTCCCGGTCGCCCAGACCGAACTGCTCGCCGAAGCTCTCGCCGACGCCCACGTCGACGCGACCGTGTACGCACTCCAGGATCTGGGTCACGTCTTCGGCGCTGACAGCGAGCGCTCGGCGATGGAGCGACTCACGGGATCGCCACGGCCCGCACAATCGGTGACGGCGACCGCCCACTTCCCGGAAGGTGAATCGGGTGGTGGGCTCGCAGGTGTTCCGCCCGCCGATCCTGCTGCGATCGAGCGGTTCCTGGACCGAACGATCAGGACCGAAAATCCGGAATAG